A region of Beijerinckia sp. 28-YEA-48 DNA encodes the following proteins:
- a CDS encoding aminotransferase class I/II-fold pyridoxal phosphate-dependent enzyme, translating into MDSVSSDLEEYARRRMKLAGFSVIGYDHPYFAPLDRLRSDFRSRGDELTTFANYDYLGLSEDERIRKAAIQSINEFGVGVGGSRLVGGERTCHRALEYDLAAFIGVDDTIAMVSGYGTNITLVGHLLTKGDLILIDDLAHNSLVMGTRLSRATIVEFPHNDMERLEEILKEKRSHFRRVLVLIEGLYSMDGDVPDLPKFLELRNRYNTWLMIDEAHSIGVLGKTGRGITEHFGLDMSDVDLVVGTMSKAFVSCGGFIGGKQIIIDWLRFTLPGFVYSVGLTPSVAAAVREALDIISRETWRIDKLRENSRYFAERARSLGLNIGDAIAEGVIPIIFDTSEKTMIAGRALLRAGYYVPPIVQIGVPKNKPRLRFFLNASHTKAQIDGVLEALVAAMDPSRQRAQFSSKHAPAAPPNNVVRLVDPEAEPGTARGAR; encoded by the coding sequence ATGGATTCGGTAAGTTCCGACCTGGAAGAATATGCCCGCCGTCGCATGAAACTGGCCGGATTTTCGGTCATCGGATACGACCATCCCTATTTCGCCCCTCTGGACCGGTTGCGGTCCGACTTTCGCTCGCGCGGCGACGAGCTGACCACATTCGCCAATTATGACTATCTCGGCCTTTCCGAGGACGAACGCATCCGCAAGGCGGCGATCCAGTCGATCAACGAGTTCGGCGTGGGTGTCGGCGGGTCCCGCCTGGTCGGCGGCGAACGCACCTGCCACCGTGCCCTTGAATATGATCTGGCGGCTTTCATCGGTGTCGACGACACCATCGCCATGGTCAGCGGCTACGGCACCAATATCACGCTCGTCGGCCACCTGTTGACCAAGGGCGACCTGATCCTGATCGACGACCTCGCCCATAACAGCCTGGTCATGGGCACGCGCCTGTCGCGCGCCACGATCGTTGAGTTTCCGCACAACGACATGGAGCGCCTCGAGGAAATCCTCAAGGAGAAGCGCAGCCATTTCCGCCGCGTGCTCGTCCTCATCGAGGGGCTCTACAGCATGGACGGCGATGTGCCGGACCTGCCGAAGTTCCTCGAGCTGCGCAATCGCTACAACACTTGGTTGATGATCGACGAGGCGCATTCCATCGGCGTGCTCGGCAAGACCGGCCGCGGCATCACCGAGCATTTCGGCCTCGATATGAGCGATGTCGATCTTGTTGTCGGCACCATGTCGAAGGCTTTCGTCAGCTGCGGCGGCTTCATCGGCGGCAAGCAGATCATCATCGATTGGCTGCGCTTCACCCTGCCCGGCTTCGTCTACAGCGTCGGCTTGACGCCATCGGTCGCCGCCGCCGTGCGCGAGGCGCTCGACATCATTTCGCGTGAAACCTGGCGCATCGACAAGCTGCGCGAGAACAGCCGCTATTTCGCTGAACGGGCTCGCTCGCTCGGCCTCAATATCGGCGATGCGATCGCGGAAGGCGTCATTCCGATCATCTTCGACACGTCGGAGAAGACGATGATCGCCGGACGGGCGCTGCTGCGGGCGGGCTATTACGTGCCGCCGATCGTCCAGATCGGTGTGCCGAAGAACAAGCCCCGGCTGCGCTTCTTCCTCAATGCTTCGCACACCAAGGCGCAGATCGACGGCGTTCTGGAAGCGCTGGTGGCGGCCATGGATCCGTCGCGGCAACGGGCCCAGTTCTCTTCGAAACATGCGCCGGCGGCTCCGCCCAACAATGTCGTGCGTTTGGTCGATCCTGAAGCCGAGCCCGGCACAGCGCGCGGAGCGCGCTAA
- a CDS encoding MFS transporter: protein MTTGQIATFLVPAFGWEALFLVGAVPGLMVALALWRLPESPRWLISRGRLDEAKVVIAQAEASAARRFPGFEPLKGDAMPALNAVPPQLSGAVAETRWRELLSPLYRTRTLVAWALWASAFFVANGLNNWMPTLYHTVYDLPFKDALRAASLTNVAQVVVLLVCAFCIDRIGRRNWTVGFFVLSAALLGVLALNGATSVAVVIVIATLAYGAIASNNAVLYLYTPEVYPTRLRAIGTGLATSWLRIASAVAPTLVGMIMAQGGVRWVFAMFAIVAAIGAVAALGMIETRGRRLEEIAS, encoded by the coding sequence ATGACGACGGGACAAATCGCGACGTTCTTGGTTCCGGCGTTTGGCTGGGAGGCTCTGTTTCTTGTCGGCGCCGTGCCGGGTTTGATGGTGGCTCTGGCTCTGTGGCGCCTGCCGGAATCGCCGCGCTGGCTGATCAGCCGCGGCCGTCTTGACGAGGCGAAGGTCGTCATCGCTCAGGCTGAAGCGAGCGCGGCCCGGCGCTTTCCTGGTTTCGAACCGTTGAAGGGCGACGCGATGCCAGCGCTCAACGCCGTGCCGCCGCAGCTCAGCGGGGCCGTTGCCGAGACGCGTTGGCGTGAACTGCTTTCGCCGCTCTATCGGACGCGCACGCTGGTGGCTTGGGCGCTTTGGGCGTCCGCCTTTTTCGTCGCCAACGGTCTCAACAATTGGATGCCGACGCTCTATCACACGGTCTATGATCTGCCGTTTAAAGACGCCTTGCGCGCGGCTTCCCTCACCAATGTTGCGCAGGTCGTGGTGCTCCTTGTCTGCGCCTTTTGTATCGACCGGATTGGGCGGCGGAATTGGACAGTGGGCTTTTTCGTATTGAGCGCCGCGCTGCTGGGCGTGCTGGCGCTGAATGGGGCCACGAGCGTCGCCGTGGTGATCGTCATCGCCACTCTGGCTTATGGGGCGATCGCCTCGAACAATGCGGTGCTTTATCTCTACACACCGGAGGTTTATCCGACGCGCCTGCGGGCGATCGGCACTGGGCTTGCGACCTCCTGGCTGCGGATCGCCTCCGCCGTCGCGCCGACCTTGGTCGGCATGATCATGGCGCAAGGCGGTGTACGCTGGGTCTTCGCGATGTTTGCGATTGTCGCCGCGATCGGCGCTGTGGCGGCGCTCGGCATGATTGAAACGCGCGGACGCCGGCTTGAGGAGATCGCGTCCTAG
- a CDS encoding MFS transporter, with translation MQAQAIVSDIAPTAGVDKTSIDQSPEAARLITRFEHIPFSPWHRRSRILMGSATFLDAFDALSLAFAMPILVKLWQLSPVDVGWLIGASYVGQLVGALFFSRFAESRGRIPSAAIATAIMSVMGIVCVFAGSLPWLFACRLVQGIGVGGEMPVAAAYISELSRARGRAAFSSSTNCCFRLAL, from the coding sequence ATGCAGGCTCAGGCCATAGTGTCGGACATCGCGCCGACGGCCGGTGTTGATAAGACGAGCATCGATCAATCGCCCGAAGCGGCGCGCCTCATCACCCGATTTGAACATATTCCGTTCTCGCCCTGGCATCGGCGCTCGCGCATCCTCATGGGCTCGGCGACTTTTCTTGACGCCTTCGACGCCCTGTCGCTTGCTTTCGCCATGCCGATCCTGGTCAAGCTCTGGCAGTTGAGCCCGGTTGACGTGGGCTGGCTGATCGGTGCGAGCTATGTTGGGCAGTTGGTCGGCGCGCTTTTCTTCAGCCGCTTCGCCGAGAGCAGGGGCCGTATCCCCAGCGCTGCGATCGCGACCGCGATCATGTCGGTGATGGGGATTGTCTGCGTCTTTGCCGGCAGCCTGCCTTGGCTCTTTGCTTGCCGCTTGGTGCAGGGCATCGGCGTCGGGGGCGAAATGCCAGTCGCGGCCGCCTACATCAGCGAACTCTCACGGGCGCGCGGACGGGCCGCTTTTTCATCCTCTACGAATTGCTGTTTCCGATTGGCCTTATGA
- a CDS encoding FAD-dependent monooxygenase, producing the protein MARSRPTIAIVGAGMGGLAAAATLRQVGVDVQVYEQAHQFLRVGAGIQMLPNASRVLRGIGIEERLRKIAFEPYSHLNRVWDTGEIKRELPMPESAYGAPFLCMHRADLHEALVSTLPSDIIHLNKKLVGLDQSGKGVTLAFADGSKAQADAVIGADGVHSLVRSLIVGPDAPIHKGRIAYRAVFKSNLMSGEIAPSRTKWWGPDRHIVIYYTAADRSELYFVTSVPETTEWMTQESWSTKGDVHELRAAYEGFHPEVRMVLEACPDCHKWAILEREPLPYWSVGRVALMGDACHPMTPYMAQGAATSIEDAAVLARCLDGVDNDDIEGAFRRYEANRKPRTSRIQEISSANTWMAQGNDDPSWLYGYDAWNVPLVDADQLTMAS; encoded by the coding sequence ATGGCACGTAGCCGTCCCACTATCGCAATCGTTGGCGCCGGCATGGGCGGCCTGGCCGCAGCGGCGACGCTGCGCCAGGTTGGTGTAGACGTTCAGGTTTATGAGCAGGCGCATCAATTCCTGCGCGTTGGCGCCGGCATTCAGATGCTGCCGAATGCATCGCGCGTCTTGCGCGGCATCGGCATCGAAGAGCGTCTGCGCAAGATCGCCTTCGAGCCCTATTCGCATTTGAACCGCGTTTGGGATACGGGCGAAATCAAGCGCGAACTGCCGATGCCCGAAAGCGCCTATGGTGCGCCCTTCCTCTGCATGCATCGCGCCGATCTGCATGAGGCGCTGGTCTCGACCCTGCCGTCCGACATTATCCACCTCAACAAAAAGCTGGTCGGCCTGGATCAATCGGGCAAGGGCGTTACGCTCGCCTTCGCCGATGGCAGCAAAGCGCAGGCCGATGCCGTGATCGGCGCCGATGGCGTTCATTCGTTGGTCCGCAGTCTCATCGTCGGGCCGGATGCGCCGATCCATAAGGGCCGCATCGCCTATCGCGCCGTCTTCAAGAGCAATTTGATGAGCGGCGAGATCGCGCCGTCACGCACCAAGTGGTGGGGGCCGGATCGTCACATCGTGATCTATTACACGGCGGCCGATCGCAGCGAGCTCTACTTCGTCACCAGCGTACCTGAAACAACCGAATGGATGACCCAGGAAAGCTGGTCGACCAAGGGCGATGTGCATGAATTGCGCGCTGCTTACGAAGGCTTCCATCCCGAAGTGCGCATGGTGCTCGAAGCCTGCCCGGACTGTCACAAATGGGCGATCCTCGAACGCGAGCCTCTGCCGTATTGGAGCGTCGGTCGCGTCGCTTTGATGGGCGATGCTTGCCATCCGATGACGCCCTATATGGCGCAAGGCGCGGCGACCTCGATCGAGGACGCGGCGGTCCTCGCGCGCTGTCTTGATGGCGTCGACAACGATGATATCGAAGGCGCTTTCCGTCGCTACGAGGCCAATCGCAAACCGCGCACGTCGCGCATCCAGGAAATTTCGAGCGCCAACACTTGGATGGCGCAAGGCAATGACGATCCGTCCTGGCTCTACGGCTATGACGCCTGGAATGTGCCTCTGGTGGACGCCGACCAATTGACGATGGCGAGCTGA